From the genome of Candidatus Zixiibacteriota bacterium:
AGGCGGACCTGAGTTGGCCGCTGCCTGAAGAGATGACCGACAGCGATCTCGATCGGCTTCTTTTCCCGCCGCCACCATCTATCGCCGGCTCACAACGTCCACCGCCGCACTACAAGGGGATTCATCGGGAGCTGAAGCGTAAGGGGGTGACGCTCTTTCTGTTATGGCAGGAATATAAGGAAGTTCACCCGGAAGGGTATCAGTACAGCCGTTTCTGTGATCTCTACCGCGAGTGGGCCGGCAAGCTCGATCTGCCAATGCGTCAGGATCACAAGGCGGGCGAGAAGCTGTTTGTAGATTACGCCGGGCAGACGATGCCGGTAGTCGACCGATCTACCGGCGAGGTAAGAGAAGCTCAGATCTTTGTAGCTGTATCGGGTGCAAGCAATCACACCTACGCTGAAGCTACCTGGACGCAGAGTCTGCCAAACTGGATTGCCTCACACACCCGGGCATTCGCTTTCATGGGCGGCGTCCACGATCTGGTGGTTCCTGACAACCTGCTCAGCGGGGTCTCAAAAGCCTGCCGTTATGAACCGGACATCAATCCGACCTACCATGAGATGGCCCGCCATTACGGCACAGCTGTCATGCCAGCAAGAGTCCGCAAGCCAAAAGACAAAGCGAAAGTTGAGGCGGGTGTTCTGGGAGCGGAGAGGTATATCCTGGCGCGCCTGCGTAACCATACCTTCTTTTCACTGATCGAACTCAACCGTGCCATTGCCGCATTGTTGACTGAGTACAACGAGCAACCTTTCCAGAAGCTGCCCGGCTCGCGTAAGTCGCTGTTTGAGACTCTGGATAAACCGGCACTGAGACCTCTGCCTTCCGAGCGTTACGAGTACGCCGAGTGGAAGAAGGCGACAGTCAACATCGATTACCACGTGGAGGTCAATCGGCATTACTTCAGCGTCCCATACCAGTTGGTCAGACAGAGAGTTGATGTCCGTGTGACTAATACGACAGTTGAGTGTTTCCACAACGGCAAGCGTGTTGCCAGCCACCTTAAGAGCGATCTTGCAGGACGCCACACCACCGTCACCGAACACATGCCGAGGGCTCATCGAGAGTATGCGGAATGGACGCCGGAACGTCTGGTTCGCTGGGCTGCTAAAAGCGGCGGCGCGACAGCCGAGGTGGTCGAGCAGATCCTCTCATCGAGGCCGCATCCTCAGCAGGGGTTTCGCTCCTGTCTGGGGATCATGCGCTTGGGCAAACGATATGGGCAGGATCGCCTCGATGCTGCATGTGCACGCGCTTTAGCGATCAACGCGACCAGTTACAAGAGCATCGAATCTATTCTCAAGAGAGGACTCGACAGAGTGCCGCTCCCACAGCGACAGCTGCAACTGCCGGTTATCGAGCACGCCAATGTAAGGGGGGCGAACTACTATGAGAAACCGGACTAACCGAAAGGAGGAGAGTGTCTATGCTGAAGCAACCGACATTGGAGAAACTGGAGGGCCTGAAACTGACCGGTATGCTCAAGGCTTATACCGAACAGATGGAGATACCGGACTGTGAGGCGCTCGGGTTCGATGAACGATTCGGGCTTCTTCTTGATCGTGAGGCTTGCGAACGAGACAACCGTCGTCTAACCTATCGTCTCCGGAAGGCGAAACTTCGACTGGCCGCTTGTATCGAAGATATTGACTATCGTCATCCGCGCGGACTCGACAAGTCGGTCATGCTGCAGCTAGCGAGTTGTGGGTGGATGCGGACTTACGACAACTGTATCATCACAGGACCGACCGGAGCCGGCAAGACCTATCTTGCCTGTGCGCTCGGCCAGAAAGCGTGCCGTGAAGATCACTCGGTACTGTACATGCGTGTGCCGCGTCTGTTCAGGGATCTGGCTGTGGCGAGAGGTGACGGACGATACACCAAAATGCTTGCAGCTTTTGCCAGAGTCGACCTGATGATACTTGATGATTGGGGGACCACACGCCTGACAGACGAACAGAGAAGAGATATCTTTGAGATACTCGAAGATCGTTATGACAGGAAATCGACTCTTGTCGCTGCTCAATTACCTGTCAAACACTGGCACGAAACCATCGGCGATCCGACACTGGCTGATGCCATTCTCGATAGGATCGTTCACAATGCTCACAAGATAAGTCTGAAAGGAGAATCGATGAGGAGGAAGAAAAAGCGCTTGACTAAGAGAGAAGGTGAAGGTAGATAGCTTTCAGGCCCGCGTCGCTCTGCTCCGATGGGGTGGCGCCTTCGTTCGGAATCAACCGGCGCATTCCGCCGGAATCACATGGCGCATTCACCGGAATAGGCACTATTATCACAAGATGTTTC
Proteins encoded in this window:
- the istA gene encoding IS21 family transposase, whose protein sequence is ADLSWPLPEEMTDSDLDRLLFPPPPSIAGSQRPPPHYKGIHRELKRKGVTLFLLWQEYKEVHPEGYQYSRFCDLYREWAGKLDLPMRQDHKAGEKLFVDYAGQTMPVVDRSTGEVREAQIFVAVSGASNHTYAEATWTQSLPNWIASHTRAFAFMGGVHDLVVPDNLLSGVSKACRYEPDINPTYHEMARHYGTAVMPARVRKPKDKAKVEAGVLGAERYILARLRNHTFFSLIELNRAIAALLTEYNEQPFQKLPGSRKSLFETLDKPALRPLPSERYEYAEWKKATVNIDYHVEVNRHYFSVPYQLVRQRVDVRVTNTTVECFHNGKRVASHLKSDLAGRHTTVTEHMPRAHREYAEWTPERLVRWAAKSGGATAEVVEQILSSRPHPQQGFRSCLGIMRLGKRYGQDRLDAACARALAINATSYKSIESILKRGLDRVPLPQRQLQLPVIEHANVRGANYYEKPD
- the istB gene encoding IS21-like element helper ATPase IstB, which produces MLKQPTLEKLEGLKLTGMLKAYTEQMEIPDCEALGFDERFGLLLDREACERDNRRLTYRLRKAKLRLAACIEDIDYRHPRGLDKSVMLQLASCGWMRTYDNCIITGPTGAGKTYLACALGQKACREDHSVLYMRVPRLFRDLAVARGDGRYTKMLAAFARVDLMILDDWGTTRLTDEQRRDIFEILEDRYDRKSTLVAAQLPVKHWHETIGDPTLADAILDRIVHNAHKISLKGESMRRKKKRLTKREGEGR